From the genome of Alosa sapidissima isolate fAloSap1 chromosome 14, fAloSap1.pri, whole genome shotgun sequence, one region includes:
- the LOC121682330 gene encoding UDP-glucuronosyltransferase 2B17-like, producing the protein MKSQMLPTVFIMTLALSVCGVYGGKVLVFPIDGSHWINMNILIKELYSRGHTVTVFRSSGSWYIKESSPHYNSITVEDVAGGFDEDFLKMLISRIIQIQADGESSWKRLQVEWELMKLGPVMTQMEINMLAKLLDDHKLMQSLRDAKYDLVLADPVGASGGIIAHYLNVPLVFNVRWTVHGEGHFAIAPSPLSYVPMPMFELADKMTFLERVSNVFFFAFYEFQAQFLTRPLWATFTNKYFGPDVDYFQLIQGADIWLMRVDFVFEFPRPTMPNVVYMGGFQCKPAKPLPQDLEDFVQSSGEHGVVIMSLGTLVSELPRRVVEEMAAAFAQLPQKVIMRYTGEKPSTLGNNTLLVEWLPQNDLLGHSKTRAFVAHGGTNGVQEAIYHGVPILGVPLMFDQPDNLSRMRAKGAAKVMDIFSVNRDTFLQALQEVLHEPFYRENMQRLSRLHRDQPMQPLDRALFWIEFVMRNKGAAHLRTESYKMPWYSYHSVDVVVFLLAVLATFMASFVFGIKFLCTKVCCKQKSKLE; encoded by the coding sequence atgaaatcACAGATGCTTCCCACAGTATTTATCATGACACTAGCTCTCTCAGTGTGTGGCGTGTATGGTGGGAAAGTTCTGGTGTTTCCTATCGATGGCAGCCATTGGATCAACATGAATATTTTGATCAAAGAACTCTATTCCAGGGGACACACCGTCACTGTGTTCAGGTCCTCCGGTAGCTGGTACATCAAAGAATCCTCACCACACTACAATTCAATCACTGTCGAAGACGTGGCAGGGGGGTTTGATGAGGACTTTCTGAAGATGTTAATTTCTCGAATAATTCAGATCCAAGCCGACGGCGAGTCAAGCTGGAAGCGCTTACAGGTAGAGTGGGAGCTCATGAAACTGGGTCCAGTGATGACTCAGATGGAGATCAACATGCTGGCTAAACTGCTAGATGACCACAAGCTTATGCAGTCCCTCAGGGACGCAAAGTATGACTTGGTTCTGGCAGACCCAGTAGGAGCGTCTGGGGGGATCATAGCTCATTACCTGAACGTGCCCTTGGTCTTTAATGTCCGATGGACTGTTCACGGCGAGGGGCACTTTGCCATAGCTCCGTCGCCACTGTCCTATGTTCCCATGCCTATGTTTGAGCTCGCAGACAAAATGACCTTTCTCGAAAGGGTCTCAAATGTGTTCTTCTTCGCCTTTTATGAATTTCAGGCCCAGTTCCTCACCCGGCCACTGTGGGCTACCTTTACTAACAAATATTTTGGTCCCGATGTAGACTATTTTCAGTTGATACAGGGAGCTGATATTTGGCTGATGCGGGTCGATTTTGTGTTTGAGTTCCCACGCCCCACTATGCCCAATGTTGTTTACATGGGTGGGTTCCAGTGTAAGCCAGCAAAGCCGCTTCCTCAGGACCTGGAGGACTTTGTCCAGAGCTCTGGAGAACATGGAGTTGTCATCATGTCTTTGGGAACGTTAGTCAGTGAACTTCCGAGACGTGTAGTGGAGGAAATGGCTGCAGCTTTCGCCCAGCTACCACAGAAAGTCATCATGAGGTACACTGGAGAAAAACCATCGACCCTGGGTAACAACACCCTGCTGGTCGAGTGGCTGCCCCAAAATGACCTACTTGGCCATTCAAAGACCAGAGCATTTGTTGCCCATGGCGGAACCAATGGTGTTCAGGAGGCTATTTATCATGGTGTCCCAATCCTTGGTGTTCCACTGATGTTTGATCAACCTGACAATCTTTCAAGGATGCGAGCTAAAGGAGCAGCAAAGGTTATGGACATTTTCTCAGTCAACAGAGACACGTTCCTCCAGGCTTTGCAGGAGGTGCTCCATGAGCCATTCTACAGGGAGAACATGCAGAGGCTCTCCAGGCTGCACAGAGACCAGCCAATGCAGCCCCTGGACCGAGCCCTCTTCTGGATTGAGTTTGTTATGAGGAACAAAGGTGCTGCTCACCTGCGCACAGAGTCCTACAAGATGCCCTGGTACTCCTACCACTCTGTGGATGTGGTTGTATTCTTACTTGCTGTCTTGGCCACTTTCATGGCTAGTTTTGTTTTTGGAATTAAGTTTCTGTGCACCAAGGtttgttgtaaacaaaagtCAAAACTAGAATAA